A stretch of the Candidatus Chlorobium masyuteum genome encodes the following:
- a CDS encoding helix-turn-helix domain-containing protein, whose amino-acid sequence MIDKNNIGTSFDNFLEEEGILNETTAVAVKRVIAWQIAEEMKAQKLTKTSMAKKMHTSRAALNRLLDSTDTSLTLATLSSAAAVLGKKFRIELTS is encoded by the coding sequence ATGATCGATAAAAACAACATCGGCACCAGTTTCGACAACTTTCTGGAAGAAGAGGGCATTCTGAATGAAACGACTGCAGTTGCAGTCAAGCGAGTTATTGCCTGGCAGATAGCTGAAGAAATGAAAGCACAAAAGCTCACCAAAACGTCGATGGCAAAAAAAATGCATACCAGCCGTGCCGCATTGAATCGCCTGCTCGATTCGACAGATACCAGCCTTACCCTGGCAACTCTTTCCTCTGCTGCGGCTGTTCTTGGCAAAAAATTCCGGATTGAGTTAACCTCCTGA